The Haloterrigena turkmenica DSM 5511 genome includes the window GAGGTCCACCACTTGTGGGCGTTGACGACCCACTCGTCGCCGTCCTTGACGGCCGTGCTCTGGAGCATCTTCGGGTCCGATCCGCCGCCCTGTTTGGGCTCGGTCATCGCGAACGCCGAGGAGAGCTCGCCCTGCACGAGCGGGCGGAGGTACTCCTCTTTCTGTTCTTCCGTGCCGACCATCTCGAGGGTGTGCATGTTCCCCTCCTGGGGCGCGTTCGCCCGAATCGCGAGCGCGCCGATCAGCGAGCGACCGACCTGCTCGAAGGAGGGGAGCATGTCGCTGAAGTCCAGCCCCTGCCCGCCGTACTCCTCGGGGACCTGCGGCGCGAAGAGGTCGCGCTCTCTGGCCTGCTCCCACAGGTCCTCGATCTCGGCCATCGAGATCTGCTCGCCGGTAGCGAGTGCCTCGCGTTCGCGCGGGATGACGACCTCGTCCATGAAGTCCGCTACGCGACCCGCAATCGCCGTCGCCGTCTCTGAGTCGTGGTACTCCATACCGGGGAATGTACACACAACATTGTAAATGTATATCAAAGAGATTGGATACAACGTTGTGAAGTGAATGCGCCTCAGCGTCAATTGGTTCGAGAGAGCGAAACTCTCTCGTCATCACAAGACGGCTTCCCGTCTCGGACGACCCCGAGGCTTCCTGCTTCGATGACGCGACTTGCAGACACGGACTCAAACTGAGTCGTGTCCGTAGCGGTCGCAGTCTCCACAGGCGTGTCTTCGGGCCATCCCAGCCCTAGTTCAGAAAAGCCTCTCTGTAGCACATTCAACGCCGCATTCGCGTCCCTATCAGTTTCAAAGCCACACGACGGGCACGAGTGGTCACGCACCCAGATAGGTTTCGCTGTCTCCACACCACACTTAGCGCACTCTTTCGTTGTTCCATGAGCAGCCACTTGCACAACGTGCGTGCCGTACAGATTGCCCTTGTATTCGAGAAGTGTAATGAACTGTCGCCACGCTGCATCCTGCTTGTTCCGAGCGTTCCCGTTCTGTTGGAGCATCCCAGCTACGTTAAGGTCTTCTACGAATACGGCATCGTACTCTTTGACGAGCCACGTCGTTATCTTGTGCTGGTAGTCCAGCACCTTCCGACGGATATGTCGCTTGACTTTTGCCACTTTCCGGCGTTGTTCCTCGTAGTTGTTCGACCCTTGCTCCTTGTGAGACAACTTATGTTGCTCGCGGCGGAGTCGCTCGTACTTGTCTTCGAGGTCGAGCCAGTCCACGGTCTTGCCGTCGCTAGTGTGGATGTAGTTCTGAATGCCGAGGTCGATTCCCACACTGTTGCTCGCATCGAGCGAGTCCACATCGGGTTTCTCTGGGACGTGTTCGTCGTCGGTTTCGAGACTGAACGTGACGAACCACTCACCAGTCACTTCCTTTTTGAACGTGACTTCCTTGATAGAAGCGTGTTCGGGGAGTTGACGGTGATAGCGTATCTTCATCCAACCGATTTTGCTGAAGCGCACGTAGGCGAACCCGTCTCGGCCCCTCTTGTTATCGAGGTCGAAACCTGACTGGTTATACGTGATGCTTCGGTACTCGGATGGAGATTGCCGTTTGAGACGACCAACGTTGTATCCTTTCTTTTTCTTCTTGCGAAGATTGGAGAGGTTGCGGTGGAAGCGTGCGACGGTGGCTTGTGCGGCTTTCGAGTGGATTTCCGCAAACATCGGCACTTGCGCTTCCACTCGGGGAGTTTGTTGTTCTGGTCGTACTCGCGCGGTTTGTCGTCTTCGGGACTGTTAGTGTAGTCCCATCGAACGTGGTTGTAGAGTTGGCGATGAACATCGAGGTGATGTTCAGCAGCCGCCGCTACCTCGTCACTCGGATAAGCATGGTAACGGTGACTATGTTCCACGCTATCTGTTAGTTAAGAATACTTTTACTTAATGGATTATATCTGTTCTGCCTAGCGGATTCATCCTCAGAGTCAGGTCTCAAGGTATTCTCCTATACCGTTTGATAAAGCTAGAGTTCTGTTCAAGTCGTCGCTTCGCTACTCACTCGAGCGACTCCTCTCGCCGGTCGAGACGGTCGCTACAGCAGGAACCCGCCGACCATCGCCAGCACGAAGACGGCGGCGACGACGGCCAGCGCCTCGTACCGGTACCCACCGTCGTCGGTGACGTCCGGCGTCGCGAAGACGACCCCGAGGAGGCCACCGACCGCGACGAGGAGCACCGCCACGGCGTAGATCGAGTACAGGAGGTCTGCCATAAGATAGCATACGACGCGAAGCGACGTAAATCCCCCGCGGAGGCGTCGGATTTCCGACGGACTCGAGCGGGGAACGGGCTCGAACCGTCGACTATCGACTCGAGTCAGGGCGTTCGAGTGTGTAACTCGAGCGAGCGGAAAACCGACCACTGCGGTCAGTCGTCGGCCTCGCTGGGGCCGTCGTCGCGAGTCGACCCGCTCCCGTCCGCGGCGGGCGTCCGTTCGGTCGGTCGCTCCCGCTCCCGGCGCTGACGCATGTACCGCGCCCGAAGCACGTTGCCGAACACCGAGAGGACGAGTCCGACGAGCAGCACGAAGATTCCGATGTTAATGCCGATCGTCCGGAGGACGCTCCCCTCGTCGAACACCAGCGAGTCCGGCACCGGGTAGCCGCCGTACTCGAGGCTGGCCATCATCACGCTGACGATGCCAACGACGACAAGCACGCCCATCACGTTCGTCGCCCACCGCCACGAGGACTTGCGCCGGAGGCGTTCGATCCCGGTCGTCTCGTGGTCGTCCGGATCGCCGTGGAAGTTCGGGGTGTGCTCTTTCGGCAGGAACGCCTTCATCTCGACGGGGTAGAACGCCGGGTGGAAGCCGTGCTCGAAGGTATGGAACATCACGCCCATCAGCATGATGACCCCGAGCAGGCCGTGGAAGGCGACGAAGGCCATCACGACCGACTGGGAGTCGTAGAAGTCGATCAGCCAGGTCTTGCGCCAGATGAGCAGCCCCGAGAGCATCAACAAGAGCAACTCGACGGTGAAGATCCAGATGACGCCCTTCCCGATGTAGGAGATCAGCGGCACCTCGTCGGCCTTGTAGCCCGCGAACTGGCGGGCCGCCGGGTGGCGCTCGTCGGCCCGTCCCAGCGCGAACTTGACGTCCTGAACGAAGGCCGTCACGTCGGACGGAGCGGGCAAGATCGACCGGAAGTTGGACCGACTGGCCGATCGAAGCAGCATGTAGGGCACCCAGAACCCGGTCAACGCGATCAGCGCGAAGCCGGCCAGCCGGTGGATCGAGAGCACGCCCTGGTTGCCGCCCATCAGTTCGACGAGCCACCACAGCTCCGTATTGAAGGCGATGGCGTACCCCGTGAAGAACAGGATGAACACCGTCAGCGCCAGCAGCGAGTGGAACATCGTCGTCACCCGCGAGAACTTCCCGTGATCGAGGTTCGTCATCGGTGATCACCTCCGCCATCGCCAGACTTGCCGTCTTCCGGCGTTCGTCTCGCTGCGTTCGGCTCACCGACGTCAGACCTTCGGTCTGACGAGGATCGCGGTCCTGCGGACCGCTCACTTCCGAAAGATTCGCCGTCTTCCGGCGTTCGCCTCACTGCGTTCGGCTCACCCCCGTCCGTCGCCGCGGCGCTCTCTCTGGCGCGACTCGAGCCCGCGGGTGGGCGCATCCGCGTCGCCAGCCGGCGGAACGCGGCCCAGTGGATGAACACCATCAGGAGGATGAAGATCCCCATGACGACGTCAGCCAGGTGGACCAGGGTGATGGCGGCCTCGAGGATCGGACCCGTGTTGCCGACGACCCAGTCGGCGCCGACGCCGCCGCCCTCGATGGTCGGGCGAACCCGCATGACGTCCTCGAAGAACGGGGCGCGCCCGGTGACGAACGCGGCCGCGCCGACCGCCAGCGCGAGGCCGAACAGGGCGCTGAGCCAGAAGGCGATTCGGCCCGACCGACCGCCGCCCCCGTCGCCGCTCTCGTCGTCGCCGTCACCGCCGCTCCCCTCGCCGGTGGCCGGGCCGGGCCCGGCGTCCGCTCGCTGTTCGTCGGACGGTACCCCATCCTGTGCCTCGCGTTTCCGGGCACTCGAGGTGGCCTCCCGATCGACCGCATCGGTCGTCCGCTCGCGCTCCCTCGCGGCCCGGACATCGTCGCCTGCGTGGTCGTGTGTGTCCGCTGATCGGTCGTCGCTCATGGTCACTGGAACAGTTGGGCGTCCTCCTCGCCGAAGATGATCGCCATGGCCTCGTCGTTGAAGAACGGCTGGCTGTCGCGGGCCTCGAGTTCGTCGGCGATCTCGCCGGCGCCGCCGACGAGGATGGCGTCGGTCGCACACTCCTCGGCGCAGGCCGGCCCCTTCTGGACCTCTTGGCGTTCGCGACAGCCGGTGCACTTGTCCATGATGCCGCCGGTGCCGAAGATCTGGGCCGCGCCGTCGTTGCTGTCGGGAAACTGCGGCGCGCCGAACGGACAGCCCGATAGACAGTACTGGCAGCCGACGCAGAGGTCCTCGTGGACCGATACGAAACCGTCGTCTTCCTTCTGGAGGGCGTTGGTCGGACAGACCGAGACGCAGGGCGCGTTCTCGCAGTGGTAACACTGCATCGGCAGGCTGGTTTCGCCGGGGTTCTCCCCCGCGGCCAGCCGGCCGGTCTTGTCGGCGTTCTCGCCCTGCGGGCCGGCGACGCCCTCGGCCATGGTCGTGATGTCGATGCGCTGGTTGTCGATCTCTCGGTCCCAGGTGCGCTTGCAGGCGACGACGCAGCCGCCGCAGTCGATGCACGCCTCGACGTCGGGGAAGATCCGCATCCCCTCGCCGGTGCTCATGACGCCTTGACTCATCACCTGGCCGGAGGATTCGTCCTGTGTCATAGTTGCTCACCGCCGTTCTCCATGTCCCACTCGCGGACGTCGTACTGCTTCTGCCTCCCGAGGCCGTTGCTGTCCTGCGGGTAGTCGATGAACTCCATGTCGAGGTCGTCGACCACGCTCTGGGTCGCCTTCTGGACGTGGACGACGCCCGACTTCGTCTCCTGCATCTGCGTCTCGGCGTCGAACCCGCTGGGCGTGATGATGTTCGCGCTCTCGCCGATCGCCAGCGGCTCGGTGCCGTCGGGCCAGTTCGGCGTCCTGTCCTCGCCGTGGAAGACCCCGCCCCAGTGGTAGGGCAGGAAGACCTCCTCGTCGTTGACGCGGTTGGT containing:
- a CDS encoding 4Fe-4S dicluster domain-containing protein; this encodes MTQDESSGQVMSQGVMSTGEGMRIFPDVEACIDCGGCVVACKRTWDREIDNQRIDITTMAEGVAGPQGENADKTGRLAAGENPGETSLPMQCYHCENAPCVSVCPTNALQKEDDGFVSVHEDLCVGCQYCLSGCPFGAPQFPDSNDGAAQIFGTGGIMDKCTGCRERQEVQKGPACAEECATDAILVGGAGEIADELEARDSQPFFNDEAMAIIFGEEDAQLFQ
- a CDS encoding cytochrome b/b6 domain-containing protein, whose protein sequence is MTNLDHGKFSRVTTMFHSLLALTVFILFFTGYAIAFNTELWWLVELMGGNQGVLSIHRLAGFALIALTGFWVPYMLLRSASRSNFRSILPAPSDVTAFVQDVKFALGRADERHPAARQFAGYKADEVPLISYIGKGVIWIFTVELLLLMLSGLLIWRKTWLIDFYDSQSVVMAFVAFHGLLGVIMLMGVMFHTFEHGFHPAFYPVEMKAFLPKEHTPNFHGDPDDHETTGIERLRRKSSWRWATNVMGVLVVVGIVSVMMASLEYGGYPVPDSLVFDEGSVLRTIGINIGIFVLLVGLVLSVFGNVLRARYMRQRRERERPTERTPAADGSGSTRDDGPSEADD